A section of the Streptomyces sp. NBC_00178 genome encodes:
- a CDS encoding class I SAM-dependent methyltransferase yields the protein MTTTTASQEAFLRAFHAEHPAVTAAAFARGRGPDGRSSYEILCDRVTGSSRVLDLGCGDGLLLEHLAASQERHLAGVDLSPESVALARRRPALSGARLEQGRAQQLPFADGSFDACVSHMALMLMADIEQVAAEVARVLSPGGVLACVLGGGAVGGEAYELFSGSVRSALDEVPSARRVPALGDGRTRSREGLDEVLGSAGFGATDWETVRIDLSGTAEQVWGSLSGMYDLGPLDRATVAALRRGFLAGTAGTADGDGHIACAFRIHVAAARLP from the coding sequence ATGACGACGACCACCGCATCACAGGAAGCCTTCCTGCGGGCCTTCCACGCCGAGCACCCGGCGGTCACCGCCGCGGCGTTCGCTCGTGGCCGTGGCCCGGACGGGAGGTCGAGCTACGAGATCCTGTGCGACCGGGTCACCGGCAGCAGCCGCGTCCTGGACCTGGGGTGCGGGGACGGGCTGCTGCTCGAACACCTGGCCGCGAGCCAGGAGCGGCACCTCGCCGGGGTGGACCTCTCGCCGGAATCGGTGGCGCTGGCCCGCCGGCGGCCCGCCCTCTCCGGGGCGAGGCTGGAGCAGGGGAGGGCCCAGCAACTTCCGTTCGCCGACGGCAGCTTCGACGCCTGCGTCTCGCACATGGCGCTGATGCTGATGGCCGACATCGAGCAGGTCGCGGCGGAGGTCGCCCGGGTGCTGTCGCCCGGCGGAGTGCTGGCCTGCGTGCTGGGTGGCGGCGCGGTCGGGGGCGAGGCGTACGAGCTGTTCAGCGGGTCGGTGCGGTCCGCGCTCGACGAGGTGCCGTCGGCACGGCGCGTCCCGGCACTCGGGGACGGAAGAACGCGCTCCCGCGAGGGACTCGACGAGGTCCTCGGGAGCGCGGGCTTCGGCGCGACTGACTGGGAGACCGTACGTATCGACCTGAGCGGCACCGCCGAGCAGGTGTGGGGATCCCTGTCCGGCATGTACGACCTCGGTCCGCTGGACCGCGCCACCGTGGCGGCCCTGAGGAGGGGCTTCCTCGCGGGCACGGCGGGCACGGCCGACGGGGACGGGCACATCGCGTGCGCCTTCAGGATCCACGTGGCGGCGGCGCGCCTGCCCTGA
- a CDS encoding SGNH/GDSL hydrolase family protein encodes MSAPVRRTARLGLVGALTLAVTLLGPAHVPSAGAAGPAATPPPPAKSVVTWAASADRLGDAAGDRSYRLVLRTSTGGKALRIRVSNAFGDRPLVIGSAYAGLHDSGAVLRRGSNKRLTFGDEPSVTLAPGEIRYSDPLPGKVAAMSDLAVSLYVREAGGPASGHGMAMQTSYATSGEHAAEETGGAYTERLGSWFYLDAVTVDADRGAGGVVTLGDSITDGWQSSSDRNLRWPDYLARRLHASPAATVKGVANAGISGNKVLADGAAQSALGRLDRDVLSLPGVRTVVLFEGVNDLKSHSGVTAADLIAGYRDIIDRSHAAGLCVVSGTVLPFKGWSEWDAQAEAVRTEVNEWIRTSGAADAVADFDKVLRSPYDAQRILPTFDGGDHLHPNDKGMQAMADSVALPSLECERG; translated from the coding sequence GTGAGCGCGCCCGTACGCCGCACCGCGCGCCTCGGCCTGGTCGGCGCACTCACCCTCGCGGTCACGCTCCTGGGCCCGGCGCACGTCCCGTCGGCGGGCGCGGCGGGGCCTGCGGCCACTCCTCCCCCGCCCGCGAAGTCGGTCGTCACCTGGGCGGCGAGCGCCGACCGCCTGGGCGACGCCGCCGGCGACCGGAGCTACCGGCTCGTCCTGCGGACGAGCACCGGCGGCAAGGCGCTGCGGATCCGGGTGTCGAACGCCTTCGGCGACCGCCCCCTGGTCATCGGCAGTGCCTACGCCGGGCTGCACGACAGCGGCGCCGTGCTGCGCCGTGGCAGCAACAAGAGGCTCACGTTCGGCGACGAGCCGTCGGTGACCCTGGCGCCCGGCGAGATCCGCTACAGCGATCCTCTGCCCGGCAAGGTCGCGGCGATGAGCGATCTGGCCGTGAGCCTGTACGTGCGTGAAGCGGGTGGCCCGGCGAGCGGGCACGGGATGGCCATGCAGACGTCGTACGCCACGAGTGGCGAGCACGCGGCGGAGGAGACCGGCGGGGCGTACACGGAGCGGCTGGGGTCGTGGTTCTACCTCGACGCGGTCACCGTGGACGCGGACCGGGGCGCCGGCGGCGTGGTGACGCTCGGGGACTCCATCACGGACGGCTGGCAGTCGAGCAGCGACAGGAACCTGCGCTGGCCCGACTATCTGGCCCGACGTCTGCACGCCTCCCCGGCGGCCACGGTGAAGGGTGTGGCCAACGCGGGGATCTCGGGCAACAAGGTCCTGGCCGACGGCGCCGCGCAGAGCGCGCTCGGCCGGCTCGACCGTGACGTGCTGTCACTGCCGGGTGTGCGGACCGTCGTGCTGTTCGAGGGCGTCAACGACCTCAAGTCGCACAGCGGCGTCACCGCGGCCGATCTCATCGCGGGATACCGCGACATCATCGACCGGTCCCACGCGGCGGGCCTGTGTGTCGTGAGCGGCACCGTCCTGCCGTTCAAGGGCTGGTCGGAGTGGGATGCGCAGGCCGAGGCCGTGCGCACCGAGGTGAACGAGTGGATCCGCACGAGCGGAGCCGCGGACGCCGTGGCCGACTTCGACAAGGTGCTGCGCAGCCCGTACGACGCGCAGCGGATCCTGCCGACGTTCGACGGCGGCGACCACCTGCACCCGAACGACAAGGGCATGCAGGCGATGGCCGACTCGGTGGCTCTGCCCTCCCTGGAGTGCGAGCGGGGCTGA